One region of Trinickia violacea genomic DNA includes:
- a CDS encoding ABC transporter permease: MHDITFPLRWRIALIAPALAVFTAFWLLPMGMLVQVSADGHAFDTYRALLANGRYMRSLGATVVLSAAVTLTTLALSVTSGLLLARREFFGKRTLLALLTFPLAFPGVVVGFMVIMLAGRQGLIGALSLRLTGDKWVFAYSMTGLFFGYLYFSIPRVIVTVMASATKLDRSLEEAARSLGASPWQIMRDIVLPALSPGLIAAGAVCFATAMGAFGTAFTLATDIDVLPMTIYTEFTLNANMVTAAGLSIVLGVVTWLVLAIARNVTGSAVAATA, translated from the coding sequence ATGCACGACATCACGTTTCCGCTGCGCTGGCGCATCGCGCTGATCGCGCCGGCGCTGGCCGTCTTCACCGCATTCTGGCTGCTGCCGATGGGCATGCTCGTCCAGGTGAGCGCCGACGGCCACGCGTTCGACACCTACCGCGCGCTGCTCGCCAACGGGCGCTACATGAGGAGCCTCGGCGCGACGGTCGTGTTGTCCGCCGCGGTGACGCTCACCACGCTCGCGCTCTCCGTCACCTCGGGCCTCCTGCTCGCGCGCCGCGAATTCTTCGGCAAGCGCACGCTGCTCGCGCTGCTCACGTTTCCGCTCGCGTTTCCGGGCGTGGTGGTCGGCTTCATGGTGATCATGCTCGCGGGGCGGCAAGGGCTGATCGGCGCGCTGTCGCTGCGGCTCACCGGCGACAAGTGGGTGTTCGCCTACTCGATGACCGGCCTCTTCTTCGGCTACCTCTATTTCTCGATTCCGCGCGTGATCGTGACCGTCATGGCGTCCGCGACGAAGCTCGACCGCTCGCTCGAGGAAGCCGCGCGCTCGCTCGGCGCGTCGCCGTGGCAGATCATGCGCGACATCGTGCTGCCCGCGCTCTCCCCTGGCCTCATCGCCGCGGGCGCCGTGTGCTTCGCGACCGCGATGGGCGCGTTCGGCACCGCGTTCACACTCGCGACCGATATCGACGTGCTGCCGATGACCATCTACACCGAGTTCACGCTGAACGCGAACATGGTGACGGCAGCGGGGTTGTCGATCGTGCTCGGTGTGGTGACTTGGCTCGTGCTGGCCATTGCACGCAATGTGACGGGTTCCGCGGTTGCGGCCACGGCTTAA
- a CDS encoding ABC transporter substrate-binding protein codes for MTRRSFSVRAPLRRLFAKAGTAALIAAAMPAAGIALVAAPQPAHADETAICYNCPPEWADWASQIQAIQQKTGVRVPFDNKNSGQAIAQLMAEQKSPVADVVYLGVSSAFQAKDKGVIQPYKPAHWSDIPANMKDPQGYWFAIHSGTLGFFVNKDALEGKPVPQSWADLLKPEYKGMIGYLDPSSAFVGYAGAVAVNLALGGSMDNFEPGLNWFRQLKANAPIVPKQTAYARVLSGEIPILLDYDFDAYRAKYKDHANVEFVIPKEGTISVPYVMSLVKGAPHEANGKKVLDFVLSDEGQKLWANAYLRPVRANQMSADAASKFLPPSDYARAKPVDFAKMAEKQQAFGEQYLQIMH; via the coding sequence GTGACACGTCGTTCATTTTCCGTTCGCGCGCCCCTGCGCCGTCTGTTTGCCAAGGCCGGCACCGCCGCGCTAATCGCCGCGGCCATGCCCGCCGCCGGCATCGCGCTCGTCGCCGCCCCGCAGCCCGCGCACGCCGACGAAACCGCGATCTGCTACAACTGCCCGCCCGAATGGGCCGACTGGGCGAGCCAGATTCAGGCGATCCAGCAGAAGACCGGCGTCCGCGTCCCGTTCGACAACAAGAACTCGGGCCAGGCGATCGCGCAGCTGATGGCGGAGCAAAAGAGCCCAGTGGCGGACGTGGTGTATCTCGGCGTGTCGTCGGCGTTCCAGGCGAAGGACAAGGGCGTGATCCAGCCGTACAAGCCCGCGCACTGGAGCGACATCCCCGCGAACATGAAGGACCCGCAAGGCTACTGGTTCGCGATCCACTCGGGCACGCTCGGCTTCTTCGTCAACAAGGACGCCCTCGAGGGCAAGCCCGTGCCGCAATCGTGGGCCGATCTGCTCAAGCCCGAGTACAAGGGGATGATCGGCTATCTCGATCCGTCGAGCGCATTCGTCGGCTACGCGGGCGCGGTGGCGGTGAACCTCGCGCTCGGCGGCTCGATGGACAATTTCGAGCCGGGCCTCAACTGGTTTCGTCAGCTGAAAGCGAACGCGCCGATCGTGCCGAAGCAGACCGCCTACGCGCGCGTGCTGTCCGGTGAAATTCCGATCCTGCTGGACTACGATTTCGATGCGTACCGCGCGAAATACAAGGATCACGCGAACGTCGAATTCGTGATCCCGAAGGAAGGCACGATCTCGGTGCCGTACGTGATGAGTCTCGTGAAGGGCGCACCGCACGAAGCGAATGGCAAGAAGGTGCTCGACTTCGTGCTCTCCGACGAGGGGCAGAAGCTGTGGGCGAATGCGTATCTGCGGCCCGTGCGCGCGAACCAGATGAGCGCCGACGCCGCGTCGAAGTTCCTCCCGCCGAGCGACTACGCGCGAGCCAAGCCCGTCGACTTCGCGAAGATGGCCGAGAAGCAGCAGGCATTCGGCGAACAGTATCTGCAAATCATGCATTGA
- a CDS encoding substrate-binding domain-containing protein produces MKHTIKDVAAYAGFSIATVSRAINAPHSVNRVTLEKIREAIDALQFIPNPLGRQLRSDRTRLIGVVLPTLANPVFAECLQGIDELASAQGYRLMLMTTQYDADRERHAIETLRAQRVEGLILTVADADTHPLLDELDHAGPRYVLMHNDTVRRPAVSVDNRLAAYEGVRMLIAHGHRRILMLAGTLAESDRARLRYVGYSQAMQQAGLTPAPALEVDFNADELAPSVLAHLTTGANRPTALFCSNDLLAMVVMRGLRRASYSVPEHMSILGFDGLAVGELLSPPLASLRTPNREIGCAAWQRLMNRIEGTADGESLSLTLPHTLRAGETICAISDTVGHR; encoded by the coding sequence ATGAAACACACTATCAAGGATGTTGCCGCCTACGCCGGCTTTTCGATCGCCACGGTTTCGCGCGCGATCAACGCTCCCCATTCCGTGAATCGCGTCACGCTCGAAAAGATCCGCGAGGCGATCGACGCGCTTCAATTCATCCCCAACCCGCTCGGCCGCCAGTTGCGCAGCGACCGCACACGCTTGATCGGCGTGGTGCTCCCGACCCTCGCCAATCCCGTGTTCGCCGAGTGCCTGCAAGGGATCGACGAATTGGCGTCGGCGCAAGGCTACCGTCTCATGCTGATGACGACGCAATACGACGCCGACCGCGAGCGCCACGCGATCGAAACGCTGCGCGCGCAACGCGTCGAGGGCCTCATCCTGACCGTCGCCGATGCCGACACGCACCCGCTCCTCGACGAGCTCGACCACGCGGGCCCTCGCTATGTGCTGATGCACAACGACACGGTGCGCCGTCCGGCGGTATCGGTCGACAACCGGCTCGCGGCTTACGAAGGCGTGCGCATGCTGATCGCGCACGGCCACCGGCGCATCCTGATGCTGGCCGGCACGCTCGCCGAATCGGACCGCGCCCGGCTGCGCTACGTCGGCTATTCGCAGGCGATGCAGCAAGCGGGCCTCACACCCGCCCCCGCGCTCGAAGTCGATTTCAACGCCGACGAACTCGCGCCTTCGGTGCTGGCGCACCTGACGACGGGCGCCAACCGCCCCACCGCGCTCTTCTGCAGCAACGACCTGCTCGCGATGGTCGTCATGCGCGGGCTGCGCCGTGCGTCGTACTCGGTGCCGGAACACATGTCGATTCTCGGCTTCGACGGCCTCGCGGTCGGCGAGCTGCTGTCGCCGCCGCTCGCGAGCCTGCGCACGCCGAACCGCGAGATCGGCTGCGCGGCGTGGCAACGCCTCATGAACCGCATCGAAGGCACCGCCGACGGCGAATCGCTCTCGCTGACCTTGCCGCATACGCTGCGCGCGGGCGAGACGATCTGCGCGATCTCGGACACCGTCGGTCATCGCTAA